A genome region from Brienomyrus brachyistius isolate T26 chromosome 23, BBRACH_0.4, whole genome shotgun sequence includes the following:
- the LOC125719003 gene encoding uncharacterized protein LOC125719003 isoform X3, whose protein sequence is MGHRTNANVTAMERTGLHTGHHTGANVTAMERTGLHTGHHTGANVMATERTGLHTGHHTNANVMATERTGLHTGHHTNANVMAMERTGLFTGHHTNANVMATERTGLYTGHHTNANVTAMERTGLHTGHHTGANVMATERTGLYTGHHTSANVTATERTGLHTGHHTNANVMATERTGLHTGHHTGANVTATERTGLHTGHRTNANVTAMERTGLHTGHHTNANVMATERTGLHTGESM, encoded by the exons ATGGGTCATCGTACCAATGCCAACGTCACGGCCATGGAACGCACCGGTCTGCACACAGGTCATCATACCGGTGCCAACGTCACGGCCATGGAACGCACCGGTCTGCACACAGGTCATCATACCGGTGCCAACGTCATGGCCACAGAACGCACCGGTCTGCACACAGGTCATCATACCAATGCCAACGTCATGGCCACAGAACGCACCGGTCTGCACACAGGTCATCATACCAATGCCAACGTCATGGCCATGGAACGCACCGGTCTGTTCACAGGTCATCATACCAATGCCAACGTCATGGCCACAGAACGCACCGGTCTGTACACAG GTCATCATACCAATGCCAACGTCACAGCCATGGAACGCACCGGTCTGCACACAGGTCATCATACCGGTGCCAACGTCATGGCCACAGAACGCACCGGTCTGTACACAGGTCATCATACCAGTGCCAACGTCACGGCCACAGAACGCACCGGTCTGCACACAGGTCATCATACCAATGCCAACGTCATGGCCACAGAACGCACCGGTCTGCACACAGGTCATCATACCGGTGCCAACGTCACGGCCACAGAACGCACCGGTCTGCACACAGGTCATCGTACCAATGCCAATGTCACAGCCATGGAACGCACCGGTCTGCACACAGGTCATCATACCAATGCCAACGTCATGGCCACGGAACGCACCGGTCTGCACACAGGTGAAAGCATGTGA
- the rims2b gene encoding regulating synaptic membrane exocytosis protein 4 isoform X6 yields MGRQGLAGTRIHRTPSRHSLSASFEALAVYIPCMNSFDEEDEGGKKSHSNVQRSVETGLAVEMRNRMTRQASRESNDGSMNSFSSEGNLIFPNVRLSSDSQFSDFLDGLGPAQIVGRQTLATPPMGDIQIGIVVKNGMLEVEVIRARGLVGKPGSKALPAPYVKVYLMLNGACIAKKKTKTARKTLEPLYQQQLSFQEGPSGKVLQIIVWGDYGRMDHKSFMGAVQILLDDLDLSNMVIGWFKLFPPSSLVDSTLAPLTRGASQTSLDSSLAPVARS; encoded by the exons ATGGGCAGGCAGGGACTCGCTGGCACACGCATACATCGCACCCCGAGCCGACACAGCCTGTCTGCCTCTTTCGAGGCACTTGCCGTTTACATTCCCTGTATGAATTCCTTCGACGAGGAAGACGAAG GTGGGAAGAAGTCGCACAGCAACGTGCAGAGGAGCGTGGAGACGGGGCTTGCGGTGGAGATGAGAAACCGCATGACCAGACAGGCCAGCCGTGAGTCCAACGACGGAAGcatgaacagcttcagctctgagggaaA CCTCATCTTCCCCAACGTGAGGCTTTCATCCGACAGCCAGTTCAGCGACTTCCTGGATGGGTTAGGCCCCGCCCAGATTGTCGGGAGGCAGACACTGGCCACGCCCCCCATGG GAGACATCCAGATTGGCATTGTGGTGAAGAACGGCATGCTGGAGGTAGAGGTGATCCGGGCTCGGGGGCTTGTGGGGAAGCCTGGGTCCAAGGCACTGCCAG CGCCCTACGTTAAAGTGTACCTGATGCTAAACGGAGCCTGTATTGCCAAAAAGAAGACGAAGACAGCGAGAAAAACCCTGGAGCCGCTCTACCAGCAGCAGCTGTCTTTTCAAGAAGGCCCATCAGGGAAAGTCCTGCAG ATAATTGTGTGGGGAGACTATGGACGCATGGACCATAAATCATTCATGGGAGCCGTCCAGATACTTTTAGATGATTTAGACCTGTCCAACATGGTGATTGGCTGGTTCAAACTCTTCCCCCCGTCGTCTTTGGTGGATTCGACGCTGGCACCTTTAACCCGGGGTGCCTCCCAGACGTCCCTGGACAGCTCGTTGGCGCCAGTTGCCAGGTCATAG
- the LOC125719003 gene encoding uncharacterized protein LOC125719003 isoform X1 — protein sequence MGHRTNANVTAMERTGLHTGHHTGANVTAMERTGLHTGHHTGANVMATERTGLHTGHHTNANVMATERTGLHTGHHTNANVMATERTGLYTGHHTNANVMATERTGLYTGHHTNANVTAMERTGLHTGHHTNANVTAMERTGLHTGHHTGANVMATERTGLYTGHHTSANVTATERTGLHTGHHTNANVMATERTGLHTGHHTGANVTATERTGLHTGHRTNANVTAMERTGLHTGHHTNANVMATERTGLHTGESM from the exons ATGGGTCATCGTACCAATGCCAACGTCACGGCCATGGAACGCACCGGTCTGCACACAGGTCATCATACCGGTGCCAACGTCACGGCCATGGAACGCACCGGTCTGCACACAGGTCATCATACCGGTGCCAACGTCATGGCCACAGAACGCACCGGTCTGCACACAGGTCATCATACCAATGCCAACGTCATGGCCACAGAACGCACCGGTCTGCACACAG GTCATCATACCAATGCCAACGTCATGGCCACAGAACGCACCGGTCTGTACACAGGTCATCATACCAATGCCAACGTCATGGCCACAGAACGCACCGGTCTGTACACAGGTCATCATACCAATGCCAACGTCACAGCCATGGAACGCACCGGTCTGCACACAGGTCATCATACCAATGCCAACGTCACAGCCATGGAACGCACCGGTCTGCACACAGGTCATCATACCGGTGCCAACGTCATGGCCACAGAACGCACCGGTCTGTACACAGGTCATCATACCAGTGCCAACGTCACGGCCACAGAACGCACCGGTCTGCACACAGGTCATCATACCAATGCCAACGTCATGGCCACAGAACGCACCGGTCTGCACACAGGTCATCATACCGGTGCCAACGTCACGGCCACAGAACGCACCGGTCTGCACACAGGTCATCGTACCAATGCCAATGTCACAGCCATGGAACGCACCGGTCTGCACACAGGTCATCATACCAATGCCAACGTCATGGCCACGGAACGCACCGGTCTGCACACAGGTGAAAGCATGTGA
- the LOC125719003 gene encoding uncharacterized protein LOC125719003 isoform X2: protein MGHRTNANVTAMERTGLHTGHHTGANVTAMERTGLHTGHHTGANVMATERTGLHTGHHTNANVMATERTGLHTGHHTNANVMAMERTGLFTGHHTNANVMATERTGLYTGHHTNANVTAMERTGLHTGHHTNANVTAMERTGLHTGHHTGANVMATERTGLYTGHHTSANVTATERTGLHTGHHTNANVMATERTGLHTGHHTGANVTATERTGLHTGHRTNANVTAMERTGLHTGHHTNANVMATERTGLHTGESM, encoded by the exons ATGGGTCATCGTACCAATGCCAACGTCACGGCCATGGAACGCACCGGTCTGCACACAGGTCATCATACCGGTGCCAACGTCACGGCCATGGAACGCACCGGTCTGCACACAGGTCATCATACCGGTGCCAACGTCATGGCCACAGAACGCACCGGTCTGCACACAGGTCATCATACCAATGCCAACGTCATGGCCACAGAACGCACCGGTCTGCACACAGGTCATCATACCAATGCCAACGTCATGGCCATGGAACGCACCGGTCTGTTCACAG GTCATCATACCAATGCCAACGTCATGGCCACAGAACGCACCGGTCTGTACACAGGTCATCATACCAATGCCAACGTCACAGCCATGGAACGCACCGGTCTGCACACAGGTCATCATACCAATGCCAACGTCACAGCCATGGAACGCACCGGTCTGCACACAGGTCATCATACCGGTGCCAACGTCATGGCCACAGAACGCACCGGTCTGTACACAGGTCATCATACCAGTGCCAACGTCACGGCCACAGAACGCACCGGTCTGCACACAGGTCATCATACCAATGCCAACGTCATGGCCACAGAACGCACCGGTCTGCACACAGGTCATCATACCGGTGCCAACGTCACGGCCACAGAACGCACCGGTCTGCACACAGGTCATCGTACCAATGCCAATGTCACAGCCATGGAACGCACCGGTCTGCACACAGGTCATCATACCAATGCCAACGTCATGGCCACGGAACGCACCGGTCTGCACACAGGTGAAAGCATGTGA
- the rims2b gene encoding regulating synaptic membrane exocytosis protein 4 isoform X5 gives MGRQGLAGTRIHRTPSRHSLSASFEALAVYIPCMNSFDEEDEEGGKKSHSNVQRSVETGLAVEMRNRMTRQASRESNDGSMNSFSSEGNLIFPNVRLSSDSQFSDFLDGLGPAQIVGRQTLATPPMGDIQIGIVVKNGMLEVEVIRARGLVGKPGSKALPAPYVKVYLMLNGACIAKKKTKTARKTLEPLYQQQLSFQEGPSGKVLQIIVWGDYGRMDHKSFMGAVQILLDDLDLSNMVIGWFKLFPPSSLVDSTLAPLTRGASQTSLDSSLAPVARS, from the exons ATGGGCAGGCAGGGACTCGCTGGCACACGCATACATCGCACCCCGAGCCGACACAGCCTGTCTGCCTCTTTCGAGGCACTTGCCGTTTACATTCCCTGTATGAATTCCTTCGACGAGGAAGACGAAG AAGGTGGGAAGAAGTCGCACAGCAACGTGCAGAGGAGCGTGGAGACGGGGCTTGCGGTGGAGATGAGAAACCGCATGACCAGACAGGCCAGCCGTGAGTCCAACGACGGAAGcatgaacagcttcagctctgagggaaA CCTCATCTTCCCCAACGTGAGGCTTTCATCCGACAGCCAGTTCAGCGACTTCCTGGATGGGTTAGGCCCCGCCCAGATTGTCGGGAGGCAGACACTGGCCACGCCCCCCATGG GAGACATCCAGATTGGCATTGTGGTGAAGAACGGCATGCTGGAGGTAGAGGTGATCCGGGCTCGGGGGCTTGTGGGGAAGCCTGGGTCCAAGGCACTGCCAG CGCCCTACGTTAAAGTGTACCTGATGCTAAACGGAGCCTGTATTGCCAAAAAGAAGACGAAGACAGCGAGAAAAACCCTGGAGCCGCTCTACCAGCAGCAGCTGTCTTTTCAAGAAGGCCCATCAGGGAAAGTCCTGCAG ATAATTGTGTGGGGAGACTATGGACGCATGGACCATAAATCATTCATGGGAGCCGTCCAGATACTTTTAGATGATTTAGACCTGTCCAACATGGTGATTGGCTGGTTCAAACTCTTCCCCCCGTCGTCTTTGGTGGATTCGACGCTGGCACCTTTAACCCGGGGTGCCTCCCAGACGTCCCTGGACAGCTCGTTGGCGCCAGTTGCCAGGTCATAG
- the lrp12 gene encoding low-density lipoprotein receptor-related protein 12, translating to MAFERSPVRGCAGHLWLLIAAATTFAGNAICAQHNDNVYVSGLSSACGDVAEQIRASSGVITSPGWPFEYPSRINCSWNIRANPGEIITISFQDFEVQSSRRCGSDWVSIGTYKNLDGYRACGSSIPAPYISSQDHVWIKFHSDDNLTGKGFRLAYVTGRPEEVSCDSDQFHCANGKCIPQSWKCNTMDECGDDSDEELCAPTDPSATFSFQPCAYNQFPCLSRYTRIYTCLPESLKCDGSIDCQDLGDEIDCDVPTCGEWLRNFYGTFSSPNYPDFYPPGSNCTWLIDTGDHRKVLLRFTDFKLDGTGYGDFVKIYDGLEDNPRRLLRVLTAFDSRAPVAVVSSSGQLRVHFYADKINAARGFNVTYQVDGFCLPWEIPCGGDWGCYTEQQRCDGFWHCPNGRDELNCSSCREDEFPCSRNGACYPRSDRCNYQNRCPNGSDEKNCFFCQPGNFHCKNHRCVFESWVCDAQDDCGDGSDEESCPVIVPTRVITAAVIGSLICGLLLVIALGCTCKLYSLRMFERRSFETQLSRVEAELLRREAPPSYGQLIAQGLIPPVEDFPVCSGNQASVLENLRLAVRSQLGFTSIRLPTSGRHGNLWRRLFNFTRSPRSGSLALVSADAEAAAGSSAREPERTGPLRSLLPLDSDDTDTESDRRDAPGAVGGLVAPLPHKTPPVSAVEAIVSVSASTADPPRVAGPGETAVESGPAEPPSGIPGRSQLSSALSRVTRSLRWVRFSLGRSGGGGQNRSPLRHLDHGSGAGTGHEEEDDVEMLIPVSDGTSDSDLSECSRPLLEPGALSAPLVPPAATGMQRVRPPGRDGPCEHCGMVHTARIPDACLQAIPKTETSDDEALLLC from the exons ATGGCCTTCGAGCGGAGTCCCGTTCGGGGCTGTGCTGGGCACCTCTGGCTCCTGATCGCCGCCGCCACCACCTTCGCCG ggaatgCCATTTGTGCTCAGCACAATGACAACGTGTACGTGTCAGGCCTCTCCAGTG cttGCGGAGACGTGGCCGAGCAAATAAGGGCTTCGAGTGGGGTGATCACGAGTCCAGGCTGGCCCTTCGAGTACCCATCCAGAATTAACTGCAGCTGGAACATCCGTGCCAACCCTGGGGAGATCATCACCATCAG CTTCCAGGACTTTGAGGTCCAGAGTTCTCGCCGCTGCGGGTCTGACTGGGTCTCCATCGGTACATACAAGAACCTGGACGGCTACCGAGCTTGTGGCTCCTCCATCCCGGCCCCATACATCTCCTCCCAGGACCACGTGTGGATCAAGTTCCACTCCGATGACAACCTGACCGGGAAGGGTTTCAGGCTGGCTTATGTAAcag GCCGCCCGGAGGAGGTCAGCTGTGACTCGGATCAGTTCCACTGCGCCAACGGGAAGTGCATCCCGCAGAGTTGGAAGTGTAACACCATGGATGAGTGTGGCGACGACTCCGACGAGGAGCTCTGTGCCCCCACCGACCCGTCGGCCACCTTCTCCTTCCAGCCCTGCGCCTACAACCAGTTCCCATGCCTGTCCCGCTACACGCGCATCTACACCTGCCTGCCCGAGTCGCTCAAGTGCGATGGCAGCATCGACTGCCAGGACCTGGGTGACGAGATTGACTGCGACGTGCCCACGTGCGGCGAGTGGCTGCGTAACTTCTATGGCACCTTCAGCTCGCCCAACTACCCTGATTTCTACCCACCAGGCAGCAACTGTACCTGGCTCATCGACACGGGCGACCACCGCAAGGTCCTGCTGCGCTTCACCGACTTTAAACTGGACGGCACGGGCTACGGCGACTTTGTCAAGATCTACGATGGGCTGGAGGACAACCCGCGTCGTCTTCTGCGGGTGCTCACCGCCTTCGATTCGCGTGCGCCTGTCGCCGTGGTGTCATCCTCCGGACAGCTACGTGTCCACTTCTACGCGGACAAGATCAATGCAGCGCGGGGTTTCAACGTCACCTACCAAGTGGATGGCTTTTGCTTGCCCTGGGAGATTCCCTGCGGAGGTGACTGGGGATGCTACACGGAGCAGCAGCGCTGCGACGGCTTTTGGCACTGCCCCAACGGCCGCGACGAGCTCAACTGCAGCTCCTGCCGGGAGGATGAGTTCCCGTGCTCGCGTAACGGCGCCTGCTACCCCCGGTCTGACCGCTGCAACTATCAGAACCGCTGCCCCAATGGCTCGGACGAGAAGAACTGCTTCTTTTGCCAACCGGGCAACTTCCACTGCAAAAACCACCGATGTGTGTTCGAGAGCTGGGTGTGCGATGCGCAGGATGACTGCGGCGACGGCAGCGACGAGGAGAGCTGCCCTGTCATCGTGCCGACGCGTGTCATCACTGCCGCTGTTATCGGGAGCCTCATCTGTGGCCTGTTGCTGGTCATCGCCCTGGGCTGCACCTGCAAGCTCTACTCACTCCGTATGTTTGAGAGAAG GTCTTTTGAGACCCAGCTGTCGCGGGTGGAGGCGGAACTTCTGAGAAGGGAGGCTCCACCGTCTTATGGCCAGCTGATCGCCCAGGGCCTCATCCCTCCTGTGGAGGACTTCCCAGTGTGCTCTGGTAACCAG GCTTCCGTCTTGGAGAACCTGAGGCTGGCTGTTCGTTCTCAGCTGGGCTTCACCTCCATCAGACTCCCCACCTCTGGTCGCCATGGCAACCTCTGGAGGCGTCTGTTCAACTTCACCCGTTCGCCGCGCTCTGGCTCTCTGGCGCTGGTTTCGGCCGACGCAGAGGCCGCCGCCGGGAGCTCGGCCCGTGAGCCGGAGCGGACCGGGCCCCTGCGGAGCCTACTGCCCCTTGACTCAgatgacacagacacagagagcgaCCGGCGGGATGCTCCCGGCGCTGTGGGTGGCCTCGTGGCTCCACTGCCCCATAAGACACCCCCTGTATCTGCTGTGGAGGCCATCGTGTCTGTGTCAGCAAGCACTGCTGACCCCCCGAGGGTGGCCGGCCCAGGGGAGACTGCAGTGGAGAGCGGCCCCGCGGAGCCCCCTTCTGGCATCCCTGGGAGGAGCCAGCTCAGCAGTGCACTAAGCCGGGTCACGCGCAGCTTGCGCTGGGTCCGTTTCTCCTTGGGTCGTTCCGGAGGCGGCGGCCAGAACCGCAGCCCACTACGGCACCTGGACCACGGCAGTGGTGCTGGCACCGGCCACGAAGAGGAGGACGACGTGGAGATGCTCATCCCCGTGTCAGACGGTACCTCTGACAGTGACTTGAGTGAGTGCTCCCGGCCGCTGCTGGAGCCCGGGGCCCTGTCGGCCCCCCTGGTGCCCCCCGCTGCCACTGGCATGCAGAGGGTAAGGCCGCCCGGTCGTGACGGGCCCTGCGAACACTGTGGCATGGTCCACACCGCACGTATCCCGGATGCCTGCCTGCAGGCCATCCCCAAGACTGAGACAAGCGATGATGAGGCGTTGCTGCTGTGCTAG
- the LOC125719003 gene encoding uncharacterized protein LOC125719003 isoform X5, whose protein sequence is MGHRTNANVTAMERTGLHTGHHTGANVTAMERTGLHTGHHTGANVMATERTGLHTGHHTNANVMATERTGLHTGHHTNANVMAMERTGLFTGHHTNANVMATERTGLYTGHHTNANVMATERTGLYTGHHTNANVTAMERTGLHTGHHTNANVTAMERTGLHTGHHTGANVMATERTGLYTGHHTSANVTATERTGLHTGHHTNANVMATERTGLHTGESM, encoded by the exons ATGGGTCATCGTACCAATGCCAACGTCACGGCCATGGAACGCACCGGTCTGCACACAGGTCATCATACCGGTGCCAACGTCACGGCCATGGAACGCACCGGTCTGCACACAGGTCATCATACCGGTGCCAACGTCATGGCCACAGAACGCACCGGTCTGCACACAGGTCATCATACCAATGCCAACGTCATGGCCACAGAACGCACCGGTCTGCACACAGGTCATCATACCAATGCCAACGTCATGGCCATGGAACGCACCGGTCTGTTCACAGGTCATCATACCAATGCCAACGTCATGGCCACAGAACGCACCGGTCTGTACACAGGTCATCATACCAATGCCAACGTCATGGCCACAGAACGCACCGGTCTGTACACAGGTCATCATACCAATGCCAACGTCACAGCCATGGAACGCACCGGTCTGCACACAGGTCATCATACCAATGCCAACGTCACAGCCATGGAACGCACCGGTCTGCACACAGGTCATCATACCGGTGCCAACGTCATGGCCACAGAACGCACCGGTCTGTACACAGGTCATCATACCAGTGCCAACGTCACGGCCACAGAACGCACCGGTCTGCACACAGGTCATCATACCAATGCCAACGTCATGGCCACAGAACGCACCGGTCTGCACACAG GTGAAAGCATGTGA
- the LOC125719003 gene encoding uncharacterized protein LOC125719003 isoform X4, which translates to MGHRTNANVTAMERTGLHTGHHTGANVTAMERTGLHTGHHTGANVMATERTGLHTGHHTNANVMATERTGLHTGHHTNANVMATERTGLYTGHHTNANVTAMERTGLHTGHHTNANVTAMERTGLHTGHHTGANVMATERTGLYTGHHTSANVTATERTGLHTGHHTNANVMATERTGLHTGHHTGANVTATERTGLHTGHRTNANVTAMERTGLHTGHHTNANVMATERTGLHTGESM; encoded by the exons ATGGGTCATCGTACCAATGCCAACGTCACGGCCATGGAACGCACCGGTCTGCACACAGGTCATCATACCGGTGCCAACGTCACGGCCATGGAACGCACCGGTCTGCACACAGGTCATCATACCGGTGCCAACGTCATGGCCACAGAACGCACCGGTCTGCACACAGGTCATCATACCAATGCCAACGTCATGGCCACAGAACGCACCGGTCTGCACACAG GTCATCATACCAATGCCAACGTCATGGCCACAGAACGCACCGGTCTGTACACAGGTCATCATACCAATGCCAACGTCACAGCCATGGAACGCACCGGTCTGCACACAGGTCATCATACCAATGCCAACGTCACAGCCATGGAACGCACCGGTCTGCACACAGGTCATCATACCGGTGCCAACGTCATGGCCACAGAACGCACCGGTCTGTACACAGGTCATCATACCAGTGCCAACGTCACGGCCACAGAACGCACCGGTCTGCACACAGGTCATCATACCAATGCCAACGTCATGGCCACAGAACGCACCGGTCTGCACACAGGTCATCATACCGGTGCCAACGTCACGGCCACAGAACGCACCGGTCTGCACACAGGTCATCGTACCAATGCCAATGTCACAGCCATGGAACGCACCGGTCTGCACACAGGTCATCATACCAATGCCAACGTCATGGCCACGGAACGCACCGGTCTGCACACAGGTGAAAGCATGTGA